The following DNA comes from Candidatus Methylacidiphilum fumarolicum.
TCAACTATCCTCTAGAATCATAGGTGAAAACGTTTCTAACATGTTGAAAAAAATGTGACTGAGCTCCATATAAGCCATGACCCTTGAGGAAGCTTTTCCCTGGAGAAGGCTCCATTATCAGCTTTTTCATTGCGTTCTTTGCCCGGTTCTTTTCCTTAGATTCTGATTTCGATTTACACAATCCACTCCAAAAGACAGAGGGATCCTTTGGGATATTTTGAAGTTGATGAGTCTAGCTCTTTGGAAGGTTCAGTATAAAAAGGAGTATTGACAAATACTCATTAAGAAAAGATAGATGGATGGCTTTTTTATTTTTCTCTTGTTGAGAGCCAATGTTAAGGGATCCCCAATCAAGATCGAGGGAAGGGAAAATGAAAAACGTAGCAAAATTCATCTGTTTACTCTGCAATTTTCTGAGCATTTATATAAAGCTCTATCCTATGTATGATAGAACTTAGTCGATTTTTAAATCTTGGGTTTATGGCAATGGCATTGTAAGGAATATCCTTTGTTTATTCTAAAGTTTGTTCATTGAAAACAGTCTAAGATTGTTGTAGAAACCTCAATTTTTAATTACTAATCAACGCATTAGAAATGTTGCCACTTTCATCTTCGGCACGAATGAATAGGATTTTCTTTTCTAGAGAGAAGGGAATGAAAAACTCTTCTTTTTGAAAATCTAGAATGCCTTCTTTAGGATAAAGGGAGGTAAAATTTTTCCCATCTTCGGAGATTTCCACTGTTTTTAATCCGCTTCCTTCATCGGATACAGCAATGCTTACACCACTAGTCGATTTATTGAGGATCCGAATCTGTGGCGGGGTGTTATCGACAAAAAATGGTCTACTTTCTAGAGTTGCTGACAACCCCATGCCTATTGGATTATCCTTTTCGTCAGAAGCTTCAATTTTTAAGACGTAAAATCCATCAGGCCATCCAGTCGTGTCCCAACTGAATAGACTTTCTTCTAAATCTTTAACTAGCAATGTCCATTGGCTAGAAGACTGAGGTCTAAAATAAATGCTGTATTTAAGGTTGTCGCCATCCGGGTCAATAGCTTTCCAAACGACGGTACGCAATCCTCGACTTTCCTTAAGTTGGAAACGAGCTGGCATGCCTTGGATTTCAAAATCAGAAGGCTTCTCATCGTGAGAAAGAAGCTGATCAAGGGTTTTAGTTGGAGGGGGTGGGGGAGGCATGGTTAAGCTGGTGTAAGAAATCCCAGAGGGAAGGATTTTTAACAGTTCAATTTTAGGAGGAATATTGTCAGGAAGACAGGCAATCTCCACGCGGCTGACTTTCGCATTTTTCCCAAGTCTTAATTCAAACTGCAAAAATCTCCCACGGGGACTCATACAATGATCGCCAACAAGCGGTTGCCAGTCATACCATCCAGCTTCCGTTCTAGGTGTATTACCAGTTCTGGTCAGCACCTCTACATTCCCTTCTTTTTCCACTTTGATAGAACCCCATTTAGCCATTGAACCGGCGTCAATTGGCCAGGAACGATAGACTGCTTCTCTTTCCCGTTGTGTTTCTTCCATCACATAAATATGAACAGGATTGCTGGAAGCAATAAATAGCTGCCTACCAGATAAAGCAAAGGCATTATTTTGATTGGATCCTGTTTTTAGCAGTTTATCCATTTTCCCGTTGGAATCTATCGAGTAGACATAACCACCCGAATCCGAACCGATAAGAAGCCTGTTTTGAAACCAAAGAATGTTGAAAACGAAATCCTTACTACTCCAAATTGGATAGGGAACTCCATTCTTTTCTATTTTCCAGATTTCTGAAAGTCTCGGGGGAATGGTTGGTTTGATTGAGACAAGGGGCAATGTCTTTGAGCTGGGAAATTCTTTAGCCTCCTCCATTTCTCCGCCACCTTCCATCCAACTACCTTCTGGAAAAAACTGAGGATTATCCTGAGGCAATGGATTTTGTATCCTAGACGGTTTTTTCTTCCCAACTGCAGAAAAATAAACCGTGTCGTGATCTGCCGCTACAAGACTGTTAATTTCCTCTTTTTCAGGATCCACAAACAGAACCGATTTGCCTCCTGGAAAGATCTTATAAATAGACCCCCTGTTTGCTGTCCCTGCAAGTAGTGTTCCTTCCGTGTAGAAAAGCAAACAGCGAACATGCGTCTCATTTAGAGTGGCATACACTTCTCCTTTGCCATCTGGAGTCAATTTATAAATTCTTCCTCCAGTCCCTGTCCCGACATACATGTTCGATTTGTCATCGCAAATGATACTCCAGATGTATTTTTCTTTTGGATCGAAAAAAACTTCGAACTGACCGTTCTGCTTGATTTTATAGATTTTACCGTCAGGGGAAGTTCCAACAAAAATTTCTCCTTTGTTGTTCATTGCTAAAGCCGAAATATTGCCTTCAGGGAATTTGGCAATCAATTGATAGGAGCTATTTTTTTGCACTCGGAATAGTTTTCCTTCCGGAGATGTTCCGACAAGACAGCCGTTCATGCCTTCAGCTAAAATTGACCAGGCTTGTTCAGCAGGAAGGCTGGCAATCTTTTCGATATAAGGAGAGGGAACAAGAGAGCCTTCGGCTTTTATTTCCACACTTTCTGATATGCCTTGAGCAAAATCATTATAGCTATCTAAAACGATTCTTTGGGGATGGATTGCCCGCAGTGTGCTTGCAATTGTAAAAAAAACCCAAATGACAAGAATTATTGTTGGTGAGTGCTTAGAGAGAAAATTCATTTAAAAAGACACTTTTTTATATCTTTTTTCCCTTTCCAATCCTCTGTTCTTTATTCGGGCAAACTGCAAGAAAAACGATCCGCTTTTTCAACTACCCATAAAAAAAGAACGAAACTCGCCCAAAGTTTTAATATACTTCAGCCGAGTTGTTCTAGTTGTTTTTTTAAGGCATGGGCTTAGGAGTCTTTGCAGTGGAGGGCGGCAAATTAGGTAAGGTGATTTGCAGTGGAGGCTCTGCAGCAAGGCTCCCTAAAAAACTAACAATTTTCTTCACTTCCTCATC
Coding sequences within:
- a CDS encoding ligand-binding sensor domain-containing protein translates to MNFLSKHSPTIILVIWVFFTIASTLRAIHPQRIVLDSYNDFAQGISESVEIKAEGSLVPSPYIEKIASLPAEQAWSILAEGMNGCLVGTSPEGKLFRVQKNSSYQLIAKFPEGNISALAMNNKGEIFVGTSPDGKIYKIKQNGQFEVFFDPKEKYIWSIICDDKSNMYVGTGTGGRIYKLTPDGKGEVYATLNETHVRCLLFYTEGTLLAGTANRGSIYKIFPGGKSVLFVDPEKEEINSLVAADHDTVYFSAVGKKKPSRIQNPLPQDNPQFFPEGSWMEGGGEMEEAKEFPSSKTLPLVSIKPTIPPRLSEIWKIEKNGVPYPIWSSKDFVFNILWFQNRLLIGSDSGGYVYSIDSNGKMDKLLKTGSNQNNAFALSGRQLFIASSNPVHIYVMEETQREREAVYRSWPIDAGSMAKWGSIKVEKEGNVEVLTRTGNTPRTEAGWYDWQPLVGDHCMSPRGRFLQFELRLGKNAKVSRVEIACLPDNIPPKIELLKILPSGISYTSLTMPPPPPPTKTLDQLLSHDEKPSDFEIQGMPARFQLKESRGLRTVVWKAIDPDGDNLKYSIYFRPQSSSQWTLLVKDLEESLFSWDTTGWPDGFYVLKIEASDEKDNPIGMGLSATLESRPFFVDNTPPQIRILNKSTSGVSIAVSDEGSGLKTVEISEDGKNFTSLYPKEGILDFQKEEFFIPFSLEKKILFIRAEDESGNISNALISN